The proteins below are encoded in one region of Flavobacteriales bacterium:
- a CDS encoding type IV secretory system conjugative DNA transfer family protein, translating to MDNILLSFSPNFFHVIVIFIAVAVIVRLLGNEERKQDYDDEFGDASSLISRWNKGFWIGEGRITREQSFKHTVLIGQSGGGKTSAGLIPTALGMDDCSLIFLDPAKELFKRTAGHLRSKGYRIKVLDLKKPDRSIGFNPLQRATTSTDLNILAEMVVAPQSRQSKDIFWPQMAARLLVVFFKIQKQLPQEFQNLANTRHLANLLQGDPKKMDKLYATFADDTLFGEYKAIISQDDKLLSNVLATVQSSLRIFDDSAVARCTSADTLDLQKFRKEKTALYIWTDIMDASYYSFLLEIWFTQLFRDFMKSIPDKGKLDVFILADEMGSLTIKGFAEALANLRKYRVGIMYAIQSRAQLIERYGRHDADTLLANSWGKLIFPGMETDLAQELEKRLGRWTFEREDGHRGTRELMTISELTHMKEGTAMYTAGANRPMKVTVTPYFKDWSLKSKSEMPLPKISGGIPNELTFIDVDALVRSKKEHV from the coding sequence ATGGACAACATCTTACTTTCATTCTCCCCGAATTTCTTTCATGTAATCGTAATATTTATCGCGGTGGCCGTTATCGTTCGCCTCTTAGGAAATGAAGAACGTAAACAGGACTATGATGATGAATTTGGAGATGCGTCGTCGTTAATTTCAAGATGGAACAAAGGCTTCTGGATTGGTGAAGGTCGCATCACAAGAGAGCAATCCTTCAAACATACAGTCCTCATTGGTCAAAGCGGAGGAGGGAAAACCTCGGCTGGACTCATACCAACCGCCTTAGGGATGGACGATTGTTCGCTCATCTTCTTGGATCCGGCAAAGGAACTCTTCAAGCGAACGGCAGGTCATTTGCGGAGCAAGGGATATAGAATCAAAGTGCTTGACCTCAAGAAGCCAGACCGTTCCATCGGATTCAACCCACTCCAACGAGCAACGACCAGCACTGACTTGAACATTTTGGCTGAAATGGTGGTAGCACCTCAATCACGTCAAAGTAAGGATATATTTTGGCCTCAAATGGCGGCTCGACTACTCGTTGTATTCTTCAAAATTCAGAAGCAGTTACCACAAGAGTTTCAGAATCTCGCCAACACCCGCCACCTTGCCAACCTCTTGCAGGGTGACCCAAAGAAGATGGATAAGCTGTATGCCACCTTCGCTGATGATACCCTTTTCGGAGAATATAAAGCCATTATCAGTCAGGACGACAAACTACTATCAAACGTGCTCGCAACAGTCCAGAGTAGTCTTCGCATTTTCGATGATTCTGCGGTCGCAAGATGCACGTCTGCGGACACATTGGACCTCCAAAAGTTCCGAAAGGAAAAGACTGCCCTGTATATCTGGACGGATATCATGGACGCCTCCTACTATTCCTTCCTACTGGAAATATGGTTCACACAGCTTTTTCGAGACTTCATGAAATCTATTCCTGATAAAGGGAAGCTGGATGTGTTCATCCTTGCGGATGAGATGGGGTCACTCACTATCAAGGGATTTGCAGAGGCGCTTGCCAACCTTCGCAAGTACAGAGTTGGAATCATGTACGCCATCCAATCACGGGCACAGCTCATTGAACGCTATGGACGACATGACGCGGATACTCTTTTGGCAAATTCATGGGGCAAGCTCATTTTCCCCGGCATGGAAACAGATCTTGCTCAAGAACTAGAAAAACGTCTTGGTCGATGGACGTTTGAGCGGGAGGACGGCCATCGGGGAACCAGAGAGCTAATGACAATTTCGGAATTGACCCACATGAAAGAGGGCACAGCAATGTACACGGCTGGGGCGAATCGCCCCATGAAAGTGACGGTTACCCCCTACTTCAAGGACTGGTCGTTAAAGTCAAAAAGTGAAATGCCCCTCCCGAAAATTTCAGGAGGCATTCCTAATGAGCTGACTTTTATAGATGTCGATGCTCTCGTAAGGAGCAAGAAGGAACATGTCTAA
- a CDS encoding fibrobacter succinogenes major paralogous domain-containing protein translates to MKRIGEIHSLINRIICYLPVALVVLTIGCSPDEDDDDIVPNNRYECVNNNCVQDNNGSYASQSECNSVCVPRYNCVDGSCQEATSGTYSSLGLCETSCGNFTTAPGDGVTDVNGDHYPSIVFGNGQEWMGVNFGTGNFANGDLIPSVSSDTEWASLNEGAYSFNNSAVYYNWFAVEDPRNLCPTGWHVPSQAEFNELLTYLGSQNTAALMRTWGVQGNNASGFNALPTGKRLANGSYTGFNTSAYWWTSTQAEEEFGLGNAWNFNMLEAYSVVYSDPMADKNQGLSVRCVKD, encoded by the coding sequence ATGAAACGCATCGGAGAAATTCACTCACTCATTAACCGAATCATATGCTACTTGCCTGTGGCACTTGTTGTTCTGACCATAGGATGTAGTCCTGATGAGGATGACGATGATATTGTACCCAACAACAGATACGAGTGCGTCAACAACAACTGCGTACAAGACAACAACGGATCATACGCCTCACAGAGTGAGTGCAACTCCGTTTGTGTGCCCAGATATAACTGTGTTGACGGAAGCTGTCAAGAAGCAACGAGCGGTACGTATTCTTCTTTAGGTCTATGTGAAACTTCTTGTGGAAATTTCACCACCGCACCAGGCGATGGTGTCACAGACGTCAATGGAGACCATTATCCTTCCATCGTGTTCGGCAATGGTCAAGAATGGATGGGGGTGAATTTTGGGACAGGAAACTTCGCGAATGGAGATTTGATTCCCTCAGTATCTAGTGATACTGAATGGGCCAGCTTAAATGAGGGTGCGTATTCATTTAACAATTCGGCCGTGTACTATAACTGGTTTGCAGTAGAAGATCCAAGAAACCTGTGCCCCACTGGATGGCATGTTCCCTCTCAGGCGGAATTTAACGAACTCCTGACGTACTTGGGATCGCAAAATACAGCGGCTTTGATGCGTACATGGGGAGTACAGGGAAATAATGCAAGTGGATTCAATGCTCTTCCTACTGGGAAAAGGCTAGCAAATGGAAGCTATACCGGATTTAACACCTCAGCTTATTGGTGGACATCTACTCAAGCGGAAGAAGAATTTGGCCTTGGGAATGCTTGGAATTTTAACATGCTTGAGGCTTACAGTGTCGTTTATAGTGATCCCATGGCCGACAAGAACCAAGGACTATCTGTTCGATGTGTGAAGGATTAG
- a CDS encoding site-specific integrase: MASVKAVLRKKESKKDGTYPLAIRITKDRKSSFIHLGYQLRLDQWDEVTCQVKKHTNAARLNNLIAHKVAELSGQAIDDQTKRKRTTAKAIKETVEGTGRGSSFFRYAEEDYLKNLRDLGSFNRYVAEKPRIAHFREFLDGADIAFQDITIPLLRRFSAYLKRTRNIKDRTIINHLIIIRTIFNQAIQAGFVTAEHYPFGKHGIQIKFPDSVKIGLTPEEVQLLEEATLPPIQDHARNVWLISFYFAGMRVSDVLRLKWSDFQDGRLYYKMGKNDKVGSFKVSPKAQRILDAYSDGEHLHNLVFPDLQVVKDLNEKYMVQKKTSEAVSRLNKQLKKITPEIGIEKKVSMHIARHTFGNISGDKIPVQMLQKLYRHSNITTTVNYQSNFIFKDTDEALEKVIGG, translated from the coding sequence ATGGCATCAGTCAAAGCAGTACTCAGAAAGAAAGAGAGTAAAAAGGATGGCACCTACCCGCTTGCAATCCGTATTACCAAAGATAGGAAAAGCTCATTCATCCACCTCGGATACCAACTTCGCCTCGATCAGTGGGATGAAGTCACCTGTCAAGTAAAGAAGCACACGAACGCAGCACGGCTCAATAACCTCATCGCGCACAAAGTAGCGGAGTTAAGTGGGCAAGCCATTGACGACCAAACGAAGCGTAAGCGAACAACCGCCAAGGCGATCAAAGAAACCGTTGAGGGAACAGGGAGGGGTTCATCCTTCTTCCGCTACGCAGAGGAAGACTACCTCAAGAACCTCCGAGACTTAGGGAGCTTCAACAGGTATGTTGCAGAGAAACCACGTATTGCCCATTTCAGAGAGTTCTTGGACGGGGCAGACATTGCCTTTCAAGACATCACCATTCCACTCCTTCGGAGATTCAGCGCGTACCTCAAACGCACTCGGAACATTAAAGACCGAACGATCATCAATCATCTCATCATCATACGAACCATCTTCAATCAAGCAATTCAAGCTGGATTCGTAACTGCTGAACACTATCCGTTCGGTAAACACGGGATTCAAATCAAGTTCCCTGATTCAGTGAAAATCGGCCTCACACCAGAAGAAGTACAACTGCTGGAAGAAGCCACCCTCCCTCCTATTCAAGACCACGCTCGGAACGTCTGGCTTATCTCTTTCTACTTCGCTGGTATGCGTGTGTCTGATGTCCTTCGCCTCAAATGGTCAGATTTCCAAGATGGCCGATTGTATTACAAGATGGGGAAGAATGATAAGGTGGGGTCATTCAAGGTATCACCCAAAGCCCAACGAATACTTGATGCATACAGTGATGGGGAACACCTTCACAATCTCGTCTTTCCTGATCTGCAAGTCGTAAAGGACCTGAATGAGAAGTACATGGTTCAAAAGAAAACCTCCGAGGCAGTGAGTAGGCTCAACAAGCAACTCAAGAAAATCACTCCAGAGATTGGCATTGAAAAGAAGGTCAGCATGCACATCGCCCGACACACCTTCGGCAATATCTCAGGGGATAAAATTCCCGTACAGATGCTTCAAAAACTGTATCGACACTCCAACATCACCACCACGGTGAACTACCAATCGAACTTCATCTTCAAGGATACCGATGAAGCATTGGAGAAGGTGATCGGGGGATAA
- a CDS encoding tetratricopeptide repeat protein, producing MRNRLNLKRLVRLHALDRYAYSLYLKEKLKVRFEDSHTQMVFVSDQPFTRKTFREEVAWDEDYDRDDTFFKWAQTNGVPKAETLESIYHWFGSEDPTIESFEGFKARPVVQAKQVRLHSSKYFDYFDSKERKFFDIEDLALYAGAIGVKIRWDLRSSEEDKRLATRILGLVLAVLIPRENTLAKDVALERIGSEVKRARQSGDTTDELSSIEAQIDQYRQANPLSAFRRLKVRVASSVSAPILMAIAGVIIAVGIIALVYYSTTTPIEENREQLPFFGITEPYNPSSPLAAIPSNLDSADYWFNAGKVAEDIRLKITCFSNAIRHRYDFGEAYLYRGESKMILGFYDDAIVDCSSSIVISRNNNPSGYNSRGGVKLLMGDIESAIEDYTVAIHIKPDYVESYFNRAQARYNLAVRIDSAQAKTQVNYSVSGMDDNAKDQPIPIHTDPKHSAILFEKEGFERISDLYEGAISDFSKVLELDSSYKDVYEPMARVKSDLFLKVLRKCFTAPKGFGDNEYTRVKRYISEARLDISFALKLDPTNPRLLSEQARIEEIYDLASDIESDLGFVRE from the coding sequence ATGCGTAACCGACTTAACCTAAAAAGGTTAGTTAGATTGCATGCTCTTGATCGGTATGCCTATAGCCTCTATCTCAAAGAAAAGCTGAAGGTGCGTTTTGAGGATTCTCACACGCAAATGGTTTTTGTTTCCGACCAGCCATTTACACGCAAAACATTTCGCGAAGAGGTTGCATGGGATGAGGACTACGATCGAGACGATACGTTTTTTAAGTGGGCACAGACAAACGGTGTACCCAAAGCTGAGACCTTAGAATCCATCTATCACTGGTTTGGAAGCGAAGACCCGACAATCGAATCGTTTGAAGGATTCAAGGCCCGTCCCGTTGTTCAGGCAAAACAGGTACGACTACATTCCTCCAAATACTTTGACTACTTTGATAGTAAAGAAAGAAAATTCTTCGACATTGAAGATTTGGCACTCTATGCCGGTGCAATAGGAGTAAAAATAAGATGGGATTTACGTAGCTCTGAGGAGGATAAAAGGCTTGCTACCAGAATACTGGGCCTCGTTCTTGCGGTACTTATCCCACGTGAAAACACGTTAGCAAAAGACGTTGCCTTAGAGCGTATTGGCTCAGAAGTAAAACGTGCGAGACAATCGGGCGATACAACAGATGAGCTTAGTAGCATTGAAGCTCAAATTGACCAGTACCGACAAGCGAATCCCCTGTCAGCATTTCGCAGATTGAAGGTGCGGGTGGCATCAAGTGTTTCTGCACCGATTTTGATGGCAATTGCAGGGGTCATAATCGCGGTCGGTATCATAGCGTTAGTATATTATTCCACTACTACACCCATCGAAGAAAATAGGGAGCAACTTCCCTTCTTTGGAATTACTGAACCGTATAACCCAAGTTCACCTTTGGCGGCTATCCCCAGCAATTTAGATTCTGCAGATTATTGGTTCAACGCTGGGAAAGTCGCTGAGGACATTCGTTTGAAAATCACTTGCTTCTCAAATGCCATACGGCACAGGTATGACTTTGGTGAAGCATACTTGTACAGAGGAGAGTCGAAGATGATTCTTGGTTTTTACGATGATGCAATCGTGGATTGTTCGAGTTCTATTGTCATTTCTCGAAACAACAATCCATCGGGCTATAACAGTCGAGGAGGTGTTAAACTACTGATGGGCGATATTGAATCGGCAATAGAAGACTATACAGTAGCGATACACATTAAACCTGATTACGTTGAATCATATTTTAATAGGGCCCAAGCGAGATATAATCTAGCGGTACGAATTGATTCTGCTCAGGCAAAAACTCAGGTGAACTATTCTGTTTCAGGAATGGACGACAACGCGAAAGACCAGCCAATCCCAATACATACTGATCCAAAGCACTCGGCTATCCTCTTTGAAAAGGAGGGCTTTGAACGAATCTCAGATTTATATGAAGGCGCCATTTCTGATTTTTCTAAAGTACTTGAATTAGATAGCTCATATAAAGATGTGTATGAACCCATGGCACGCGTAAAAAGTGACCTATTTCTCAAAGTACTGCGAAAATGCTTTACAGCCCCGAAGGGCTTTGGAGACAATGAATATACACGAGTGAAAAGGTATATTTCCGAAGCAAGGTTGGATATTTCTTTTGCGTTGAAGTTAGACCCGACAAACCCCAGATTACTCAGTGAACAGGCTCGAATCGAAGAAATTTATGACTTAGCCTCTGATATCGAATCTGATTTGGGATTTGTAAGGGAATAA
- a CDS encoding MobC family plasmid mobilization relaxosome protein — protein sequence MSKDSGHREKATERKKRFRDRNRTFTLSLPKKEAQGLEKHAIKKGYKVPDYLKAIIYVDMHGTGYVMPSDNRLQELSLAIRRIGNNANQLTRYAHHEKGITMEEVKQFQSLLLRLESEIREAITHPANILDLLRNHLQTRPQDRNLLIQYLYDHQDSPRQDL from the coding sequence ATGTCTAAAGATTCTGGACATAGAGAAAAAGCGACTGAACGCAAAAAGCGATTCCGAGATAGGAACCGCACCTTCACCTTGAGCTTACCGAAGAAAGAGGCCCAAGGACTGGAAAAACACGCAATCAAGAAGGGATATAAGGTTCCTGACTATCTCAAAGCCATCATCTACGTTGACATGCATGGAACAGGATACGTCATGCCATCAGATAATCGGCTACAAGAACTTTCTCTCGCGATACGAAGGATTGGGAACAACGCTAACCAACTTACCCGCTATGCTCACCACGAGAAGGGTATCACCATGGAGGAAGTGAAACAGTTTCAATCCTTGCTCCTACGATTGGAAAGTGAAATCCGAGAAGCAATAACGCACCCTGCCAACATCCTTGATCTGCTTCGCAACCATCTGCAGACACGACCTCAGGACAGAAATTTGCTGATACAATATCTCTATGATCATCAAGATTCTCCCCGTCAAGACTTATAA
- a CDS encoding helix-turn-helix domain-containing protein, translating into MINNRDKAYLEAFGKHLQELRQAKGLSQQQLAFEAGLNKNQVGNIERGEVNTTISTILSLSKALDVDCKALFDFQYEEPQ; encoded by the coding sequence GTGATTAACAACCGTGATAAGGCCTACCTCGAAGCATTCGGCAAGCACCTTCAAGAGCTAAGGCAGGCAAAAGGTCTGTCGCAACAACAGCTTGCCTTTGAGGCTGGGCTTAACAAGAATCAGGTGGGCAACATTGAGCGGGGAGAGGTGAACACCACCATATCTACTATACTGTCCCTTTCGAAAGCGCTTGATGTAGATTGCAAGGCTTTGTTCGATTTCCAATATGAGGAACCTCAGTAA
- a CDS encoding UbiA family prenyltransferase — MKYLRFARPLYWLPTISSSISGWLSTNPTFDWSLVVLLVVMVGPGLSGFAEAFNGLQDEDFDRESKQYKFFGISLAGGTGQLSKREILRNNAAWFILVLTGTSILISLYFGACTTLLCLTALSVGYLYSSSTVKLNRSEWFRQALLFLGYGPIAFFIGVSTGISDWNYLSHDQVFFSVMSGVMVVSVGVTSDVLDYTDNIKSGKRNIVTLYGPKMSLTVSTIISWLVLAITFAYSEAKVNLHQREVVLLLIVFLMFVRTKLLMNFQNPPVIIRSHLISIGIEILFPFVMVFNA, encoded by the coding sequence ATGAAGTACCTGAGGTTTGCGCGTCCGCTTTACTGGCTTCCGACTATATCCAGTTCAATCAGTGGCTGGTTGTCAACAAATCCAACCTTTGACTGGTCATTAGTTGTTCTGCTTGTAGTTATGGTTGGGCCTGGGCTTTCCGGTTTTGCTGAAGCTTTTAATGGCCTGCAAGATGAAGACTTCGACCGAGAATCAAAACAGTACAAGTTTTTCGGAATTAGTTTAGCTGGAGGGACTGGGCAACTGTCAAAACGAGAAATTTTACGTAATAATGCGGCTTGGTTCATATTGGTTCTCACGGGCACGTCAATACTTATCTCATTATATTTTGGGGCATGTACAACCCTACTATGCTTAACTGCACTATCTGTTGGCTATCTGTATTCCAGTTCAACTGTTAAACTAAACAGGTCAGAGTGGTTCAGACAGGCATTACTTTTTCTTGGATACGGACCAATTGCCTTTTTTATCGGAGTGTCAACTGGAATCTCAGATTGGAATTATCTATCACATGATCAGGTTTTCTTTTCAGTAATGTCTGGTGTAATGGTTGTTTCAGTTGGAGTAACTTCCGATGTGCTAGATTATACAGATAACATAAAGTCAGGCAAACGAAACATTGTAACGCTCTATGGTCCGAAAATGTCGCTGACGGTATCCACTATAATAAGCTGGCTAGTGTTGGCTATAACATTCGCCTATTCTGAAGCTAAAGTCAATCTCCATCAAAGAGAGGTAGTTCTTCTATTGATTGTCTTCCTGATGTTTGTAAGAACAAAATTACTTATGAACTTTCAAAATCCTCCTGTGATTATCAGATCTCATTTGATTTCTATAGGGATAGAGATTCTATTTCCATTTGTAATGGTTTTCAATGCATAG